One Desulfobaccales bacterium genomic window, ACGGACTTGGCCATATTCTTAACCCTGGACCAGCTGCAGTATGTAACGACCATACAGATACAGGGCACTGCTGCCCCCTCTTCCCCGGTCAGTACTAAGCGTCATGAAAGGGACCCGGGGGGCTCGCAGCAGAAAGTTGGGGCCCCTATTTGGGTCCCATCACCACCAGGAGCCCAAGCAGGATGTTTAAATTTCAGAGGCAAGGGGCGTTACGGAGGGGTACCTGGAAAACGGCTGTGTTATTTTCGACTCTGGAAATTTATTTTGGTTTCTGGATGACTAAGGGAAATGGTGTGCAGGTAAGAACGGTGGAGGTGAAAATAACCAACATCAAATAAGTTTATCGGCCCAAATTTCGACGGTAGCAGCTGGCCAATGGTCATGGCATGGGTTAGGTAACTTTGAAGCGTTTTGGGGGCCTGCTACTGCTTTTTATAGTTGTAGAACTTCCCAAGCTGAGAAAAAGTTTTTTGACGATATGGTAATCATATCAATATAGCTTCATGGATTTCATGAGGTGTTGAAAAAAGGGTAGTTAGCGGCACCCTCTTTGGAGGGATAGGCCACCGGAGATACCGACATTTTTACTTTTCCAAGTTAGGGTTAGGTGTCCATTTGCTTTTGTCAACGTAATCAACTTTGATAGAGCCATCCTTAAGGGCTACACTCGCCAATATCACCCAGGGGCTATCGTCTTTTGCGGGTTTCTCCTTACAGCAGGCTATCTCGAAGCTTTCACGAATCCTGGAGTATTCGCAGACTGCTTCCTCACAACCGCAATGGGCCGGCATGACTCGCACCGGCCGAATCATGCACTCGTGGTACCTGATGGCGATATACCGCGTCTCTTCAGAATTAATAGGGCTTGGATTGCGGATTATGCCGTCGCAATCTGAAGATGTCTCCTGAAAGGATTGCGATAGGTCCAGAGTCTGGGGCTCCCGGACATAGATCTCGTCCCCTTGCTGGGAAAGGGCAAATCCGCGATCGATTGTTACTATTTTGCCGTTAGAGTACGTAACAACCAATCCCGAGACCACCCCCCAGCCGTGCATTAACCGGTTGTGCGCCCGCAGTTTCTCACGGAAGTACTCCTGCTCCTGGATCATATCGTTGGCCGTTATGAGCTGCCGCGGGAAATAATTGACCCGCTCCATATCGGCCTTGTCAGGAAAATCAACAGCTCTTTCAACAGTAACGAATGAAGGTCCCATAAGTCACCTCTTACCCTTCTTTACGTGGAGATAAGTAAAACCAGCTCTCGAAATCCCCACCCTCGATGCCATCCCCTGAGGGAAATTCCCCTCTGAGAAAGTCCCCATCTACACAGGGTGGTTTCTTGCCTTCCTCACTTAGTTTCTTACCTAGTTCACCTCCCACTTCCAGAAAATTGCATTTTAGAATGACGCGGATAAGCGGAATTACTTCCAAAGCAAATTTATTAAAATAAGCTATGATAGCATTATATGTTATACGGAATTCTTCTTCTGGGATAAATGTTGCTGTGCTATCGGCCCCATAAGGGGTTATTGAGCCATAAACACGATATACCGCAATAGTTCCTAAAGGGTGTACGGGATAACCTTGACCTCCCAGGATTGGACATTCCATAGTTACAAGGAACCAAGTATTTTCATGAGCGGGATTAACTGAAGTTTGAATCACCTTGTCAAATTGAATCACCTTGTCAAATTGAATCACCTTGTCAAATTTCACTACCAGCCCCTCCATGAACTTATCGATATTGAGAGGTTTATTATAAATGTCAAGATTCGTATTATGTAGCCAATTTGTTTCTATTATGTGGGCGAGATTTGGATCAACTTCGACACCAGGGCCTGGGGGGCCCTGCAGGCCATCCTCTCCGTCTTGCCCATCATGGCCATCTATTCCTGGAGGCCCCTGCAACTTGCTGGGCTCGGTTAGACAAAGCAGCAGGTCAAGCAGTTCGCTGTTGCTGCACAGGTCGGTCCGGAAAGAGCACATGTCAATTGATCTGATGTTTGCACCTTGCAAAGTCACTTCCGCCAAGATTACATACGGACTCTCTTCCAGGACTGGGCATGAGGCAGATGAAAACACCTCTTTACATAAAGAAGATCGTCTGTTGTCCGCTGGCTTTGTTTCAAAAGGCGGTCGCACGCCGAACGGGTCAATTTCAACAGACGGTGGCCTCCCGATCAAATGTTTAATTCCAGGAGACTTGAGCAGTCCCTCACATTCTGTTTCAATTATGGATTTTTTTCGGAGGTAACCTCGCCCGTCTTTCTTTACCAGCAAATAGAAGCTTTCCACCACGGTCCCAGGTTTACAATGCTCCTGGGTATTGCAGTCCTCCACCAGGGTCGGCATGAAGTCCGCAGCGCATTCGCGATAGGCCAGGCAGATGTACACGGCATGGTCGGTCTCATCTTTGGGATCTTTGGTAAGCGGCTCCCCCTGCGGCTGGCCGCAATCATCCGTTAATTGCCAGGGATCGATGCAGACCGCCTCGGGCACAATGATCTCCCGGCCCAGGGCATCGATGGCCACCCCGGGTTCCACGCAAACTTCCTTCCCCTTGGCAGTAACGTTCAGACCGCACAGGATACCCTCTCCGAGGCTAAGCCGGTTCAGCAGCCAGCGCTTGCGGTTGAAATAGGACTGCTCCATCTGAAAATGGAACTCGTCCATCAGTTTGCCATAAAAATATTTGTTCCGCCGCGGCGGGATTAATTTAGCCAGCCGGCGCCAGTAATCGTCTTTGCTCATCATGGTCTCCTCTCAGTCCAAAATGGTGTACTGACCGATATGCGATCGTTGGCCCACCCGGCCGAATTTCCCTTCATCCTTGTCATCGCCAAGATAGGATTCCAACCCCAGCAGGGCGCCGCCCAGGTCCATCGCTTCCGGCGGCCCGGCGATGATGCTGTCGATGCCGATCCGTGCCTGGAAGCCCACCCGCAGCCGCGGCTTTAGAAGGCACAGGTGAAAATCGGTGTGCGCCGGTTTCTCGGCTTCGATAACGCTCTTGAGCTTCTCGCGCCGGGAAGCTTCGGGCGCCTCTGCTGCCGGTATTAAGACGGTAAACAGGTGCGCGGTGTCGCTGAACAGGGGCTGGCCGTATTGGGAGGCCCCCAGGGGACCGCTCTCCCCGACCACGGTCTGCCCGACGATAACTGTCTCAGTACCGGCGGGATCTTGAGACTCGGGCTCAAGATTCGCCCATTCGTCCCAGACCGCATAGAGCCGATTTGTGGGAATAACTTCCTTAGCCTGGCTGCGGCTCGACCAGGATAGCATGACATCCCAATGGCTTCCGGAGCAGTCCAGCCGGATGGAATACCAGCGGCCGGCCGTCAGGGCAATTGTGCCACTCTGTTCATTCTGATTTTGGTAAACCCGGGTATCGACCAGTTTGCGGCCATCCACCCACAGGCAGACACGGTTAGCGGATGAAGTGTAAAAGGTATACAACTCTGAAAAGCGCGGTTGTACCTGGCCAGTCCAGCGGACGGAAAAAACCGGAACATCGGCTGACGTAAACGGCAGGTTATAGGCCGAGGCATCCACCATCTTATCCGTGCGCGTCTTCCTCAATTGATCAAAATTAG contains:
- a CDS encoding collagen-like protein, translating into MMSKDDYWRRLAKLIPPRRNKYFYGKLMDEFHFQMEQSYFNRKRWLLNRLSLGEGILCGLNVTAKGKEVCVEPGVAIDALGREIIVPEAVCIDPWQLTDDCGQPQGEPLTKDPKDETDHAVYICLAYRECAADFMPTLVEDCNTQEHCKPGTVVESFYLLVKKDGRGYLRKKSIIETECEGLLKSPGIKHLIGRPPSVEIDPFGVRPPFETKPADNRRSSLCKEVFSSASCPVLEESPYVILAEVTLQGANIRSIDMCSFRTDLCSNSELLDLLLCLTEPSKLQGPPGIDGHDGQDGEDGLQGPPGPGVEVDPNLAHIIETNWLHNTNLDIYNKPLNIDKFMEGLVVKFDKVIQFDKVIQFDKVIQTSVNPAHENTWFLVTMECPILGGQGYPVHPLGTIAVYRVYGSITPYGADSTATFIPEEEFRITYNAIIAYFNKFALEVIPLIRVILKCNFLEVGGELGKKLSEEGKKPPCVDGDFLRGEFPSGDGIEGGDFESWFYLSPRKEG